gtaggtctcctctgtgttggacggagatgggagaagcaaaggtgcatgatgtagacctagtacagtacacttcagagatagtttctttaatcagggaacgattgaaaacagctttcagtaggcagaagagttatgcagaccccaaacggagggatgtggagtttgcagtagacgactatgtattcctgaaggtttctccaatgaagggagtcatgaaatttggaaagaagggcaagttggcacctcggtatattagaccttttgaggttactgatagagttgtagcagttgcctaccggttggagctaccacccaacttttctcatgttcatcatgtgtttcacatctccatgcttaggaaatacattcctgatccttctcatgtgctacaaccGGATGTAATAAagctaaaagaaaacttgacgtttgaggagcaacctgtagccatagtggactaccaagtgaggcagctaagatcaaaacagatccctatggtaaagattttgtggaggagccagttagtggaagagtgcacctgggagtcagaacgagacatgcatagcaagtacccttatctattcaatgtataattctgtactttattctgccttgtgtaaaaattcaaggatgaattttctgtaaggggggaagaatgtaacactcctaatttttttaaaaaatttattattttttggtaattattggtattttattttattgaattttaggaaattatttgaaattttttggattttagaaatcgggttcaatttttcgaaaataaaaactttgatgatttttaaaatttaatttaaagaccacgtggcaaaactaaaaatatatttggaatctaagaatttttctgagttttctaaaattttttcaaaatttttgggcctcatttttgatccaaaggcaaagtaaaaattcaaaattttgtatcctgaatcaaaCTGGCCGAATCGAACCTAACCGGATCGGACAGGCCGAATCGGGCctgctcctttttcttcttcttctcctcttcccGCGCGCGTTctcctccttctctctctctctcccgttttctctctcctctcacctcccctcactggccagccgcctccccagcctccccacctcACCGGCGCGCCTCCCCAGCCACCTCAGCCGGGAAACGTCACGCGAAGCGACGCGATGCCAGAGTGCCGCTTCGTCTTCCCAGCAGAAATCCTGCCGATCTGGCCACcatttgggccgggtcttgtgtcaaacaccatctacacttcGAGAGCTTTTCATAAATACTAAGAAcatcgaaatccatcgagcggtttgtccaatttttgtccaggaagttttagcccattttgaatttgggctagatttcttgcaaaccgtgaaccccgcgagaaaaccgagagtaccagagcgctccactcgtcgagagcttcgcggcaatataaatttaaaattttttcgacaccgtttttcgatgggtcccacggaacttcgtagtatttttctgagtattaaatgagcttagaaaatttcgtaaaatttatgtactaacccacatgttgtgggcttcgtataggtatcttcaattcgcgaaaattcgatagttgttcgggtctgtgaatttccgactAGATAggccggctaccgaaaaagtctccgaattgaatcaagattttggctaccccaccattttcaaatatcccgagcgcgtccccgaagtcggaatcggcataggtaaacccgaaccatgctttttcataattttctaatacttaaatgagattaaaaatccataaaatattcgtggtagctcagaaaattatgattctttttgcaatagcctaataatattgttaaggactgcgggcaaagttttagaatttttagagcttatttgggcagtttttgcaaaaataatcaattataaggactgaactataaatttacatattgtgattgatgactgtttggatggacccaggaggggctgtgtgatatgattgagttgtgggtgtatggttggtgaatatagaagtgcgttttgaaccctttgcaggttgagtaggtcctaggtataggggagactctgctggattttgagcacgacttaggatgtatttggtcttttcttagtttgtattgagtcaaatttattaaataattgtaataaaattgtcaggtgagccgggacagccttcttccctCACCCAGCCGTCACAGTaaccgctgtcaagtctgtgagtaaaatattaattttaattgtaatttcactattattatatgttcaagcatgcccatgcattacttatatgtatatatctatgtagttaaactctaggcacattttatgttgcattcacaactgttaaagtgtcatgtatgttattgtggtaatttggagcagtgtgcgtgcgttagcgtgcgtgtgatgtggtgttggctatggacaggacaggtagacacggcttgagatcttcgctaggacccggtccttcgggggtagtcacaacttgagttcttcgctgggaccccgatttggtttattaagtgaaattccggattgagttcttcgctggcacaggttggatttaagagagctgtataggggatcagctcccatatattataattgatattactgggtgtgtgagtgctccaaattatctttttgctgttataatgtgagaatattgctgatgttgcatttcactctacagagtgtattagctttagatagttatagaaattatggttaaaattgatattttactctctgagtcgaacgctcactcctgttcaatatttttctaggccacgagaggatatttttgaggttaacctgcttttctccctcacaggacgtttattaatgtttgtataaacctgttaactcttagaatttccgcatgtgttagaaataattatttgatttggatctataatataaattgttattttggacctgtaaccttattattttatgcatgttgatggactggacaagggagctgagctcccatttattttatgacattttagtatgtggagggtgagctgagctccccaattgattatatattgtgtttacaggtcgagtgagtcaaaaattccccattgaaaggtccattttatggccggactttgtccggttgaattcttgaaattgggctcaaatgggccttagagttgagttaaggaatagttaggcttactatgggtctcgggggctttaggctggcccaggttctagtgccggtccggcccataagttgggtcaTAACAAATTTATTTCAATATTAATACTTaacttttatattattttaaaggcccaattaaaaacatttaaataatttgattaatttgcatttcaattcaaaattttcaattttaacacGATAATCtaattattgaaaattgatgagaattttatttaatttatgaatTGGATTCGGAGAAAGCGTGACAAAGCTAACATGGCATTCCAATTTGATTATTTTAATCTTATTATGTGGGACCCATATGTCATATTCAACAAAAAGAATTCATGCCCATCGTTAACACTTTAATTCAAGGGCAATAAATTGTCAAATTACTAAAATTGAttagaaataataatttattttaaattatattgtttaataaaagtgaaatttataaattttattaattaaaataattatatgactACTTAAATTTTGACCCTTTATATTTAATCTTGCATCCGTCCCTATTTACAAATTGATAGTAacatgttataaaaattttaatgatatttaaattaaagttcaataatttttgtaatataaattaaatttgaaatatattACTAATACAACTACCTAAGTGAGATTttacttttaatattttaattataatttccaatTCTAAAACATTGTCCTAAATCTTATatttattaaacaatctaaattaaCATCCAAAATCTAAATGTGAAACCATTAAGTTAAACATTGAGATGagactattttttattttttagtgcAATTGGATTTTAATTGGGATTCACACTGGAGATCTCACACCCCTATAGATAATTCTGATGTCAATTAGCTTATTGgtacattttttattaattgaatgcAATAATGAACCATAAAGCATTATACAACGTATTGCCCTGCTACATTTTATATTTAAGACAATATTCATTTTGTAACAATTTATAATTGTTTTTTTTATATAGGTAAGGCAACAATTTTGCAACAGTTTTGAACTGTtgcaatttaattaataaattatgtacaaaatttaataaaattattgttaaaattattaaaataataataatttacaccTATTTAAAACAATGATTTTTATCTATCGCTAAAACTTAATTAAACTGCTACTTTATATTACAGCAACAGAAATAAATATAGTGATTCTCAAATCATTGCTATTGATTTATGATTACGATTTAAGTTTATAAGATGGCAGTTCGTAACTGTTGCCTTAAATTCATTATGTCGTAATGCAACTATAATCATACCATTCATTGGTTGAAAAGAGaggaagagaaaaaaagaaaaaaaaaaaaaaaaacctaccaATTTTGTATGGCACATTAGCACTATGTTATTGTGCTCTCTGCTATCATTTTTTGATTGACTAGATAAGTCTATGAATTCAATTCAGTACTGTTACATACTATTTTCCCTTTTTATGTGTCATCCTTACTAGCTCTAGTTAGGCTCCAATTGGGTCAAtgattttataattttgattggATATTGAATTCACCTTCACCTCTCCTGGTCTTAATTTCTCTGTCTAATGAACCAATTCGAAATTGATGATTTATTCTAAGCTAAActtatttttaaaaaagaaaatattgtAACAGCAAtttgatcattaaaaattttctaaaattacataattaaaaattttctaaaattacgTAATTAACagtaatattatataatttattattaatttttcgcTGCTTTAATTTATCACCCTCTGAATGCTATTTTAATCTCTTTATATTCTTATTTTATAAATGAAAAGTTTTAAGGTTTCAATTAAAGACATATTACTGCAAATAACTATAtataaaagaagaccaaattgATGCTCTAGCCAAtaacaataattttttatatttatcttgTATTTAATACAGTCTAAGTAATATTACTCCAGCAAACAACTTTAATGAGGGACATTTAGgagaaagaaaagtgaaaaaaataTTAGGTAAACCATGATAACTAAAATCTTTAATTTACGTTCGAAAAGTAAAAtggactattttttttttttttaagacgaAGGGAGTATTAAAAAGTCATATTTAGTGGTTTTCAAAATGCCATTGACAGTTTATTTTCTCTTCCCTTTTCGGCTGTCATTTTCTCTTtcctttttatttctcatattcactGCTCTCACTCATCTTATTCCATCCTCCTCATTATTTGCTCTCACTTGTCACTAGCAAATCTAGATTTGTTGGGTTTTTCATATCTCATAAGTCCTTGGTTCCATTCTTACATATGTCTAATGAGATTTTATTAACCAAAAGACTATTCATTAATTTATTTCTCTCCGTTCAAAGTTTAAAGttgcaaacaaaaataattactcCCTCCATCCATAAACGATAGCCACATTTGGAGTTTTCACgataattaatgaaataattaataatattattttcataaaaaaaatactaataatttACTTAATCAATCTTTATCTAAATTGAGTAAttactttaataaaattttctctcTTCACTGATATCTACCGCTAATACTTACGTCCCTCGAATTCTTGAAGTAAATATTCAGTCCTGTTTGAATACTCTTAAAATCTAGGAGTATGAAATCATTTTGCGCCAATATTTTCACTAAAATTTTAGTCTGCcagcaattttaaaattaaaaatatgacaaCTGTTAAACATTAGATCTTAATAAGAGTCCCCCACAGTCTGAAATTGATGATGATGGAAGTTGATTCGCCAGATCTTAATGTTGATGCTGCATTAGTTCCTGACCTCAATCTCAATCCAAATTCTCCATTGATTGATCCAGTTATAGAAGATGATACAAATATAGAAGCAGGTTACTCCAGCTGATTGGTTATGATGTtttatttagataaaaaaaaatgacaCGTTACTATTACAGAATTATACTTCTGATTTGGTAAAAAATGTTCTCTGTATTTTTTTCCTCCATTGCCTTGGCTGTAGACCATTATTTGTTTTTGCGTTTATGATTTGGTGACTGTACCACATGATCCAATTTTCATTGGCATGTATAACATCTTTCATATTGATGAGAAGTGGTTTTATATGATAAACAAATCCGAGAATTACTACTTGCTAACAGATGAAGAAGATCCAATACGCACTTGTAAAAGCAAAAATTTCATTGGGAAAGTCATGTTTTTACTTGCTATAGCTCGTCCGAGCCTTGATGCACAAGGAAATGAGCTTTTCTCTGGAAAAATTGGTGTATTTCCGTTTGTCACACACGAGCTAGCTGAAAGGACAAGTTTCAATAAAGCTGCAGGCACTCTAGAGACAAAACCAATAACTTCAGTAAGAAAAGATGTTATAAGGCCATACTTAATTGAAAAGGTTTTACCTGCGATCAAAGCAAAATGGCCAAGAGAGGACTCAAGTCATCCAATATTTATTCAGCAAGATAATGCAAGAACACACATTGATAAGAATGATGATGAATTTTGTCGAGCTGCTGCACAAGATGGATTCGATATTCGTTTGCTGTGTCAACCTCCAAACTCTCCAGATTTGAATGTTTTAGATCTTGGATTTTTTAGTGCCATTCAATCCTTACAGTATAAGATGTCACCAACAACTGTCAATGAGCTCATAGATGCTGTTGTGAAGTCATTTGAAGATTTCCCAACTGTGAAGTCCAACCGTATATTTTTGACATTACAATTGTGCATGATAGAAGTCATGAAAGCAAAAGGTTCGCACAGGTACAAAATTCCACTTGTTAATAAAGCATTGTTAGAAAGGGAATGGCAGCTTGCTACTCAAATGAAATGTGATCCTTCATTGGTACCAGAAGTTCTCAATTATTTAAGTTA
Above is a genomic segment from Hevea brasiliensis isolate MT/VB/25A 57/8 chromosome 17, ASM3005281v1, whole genome shotgun sequence containing:
- the LOC110646514 gene encoding uncharacterized protein LOC110646514, whose protein sequence is MEVDSPDLNVDAALVPDLNLNPNSPLIDPVIEDDTNIEADEEDPIRTCKSKNFIGKVMFLLAIARPSLDAQGNELFSGKIGVFPFVTHELAERTSFNKAAGTLETKPITSVRKDVIRPYLIEKVLPAIKAKWPREDSSHPIFIQQDNARTHIDKNDDEFCRAAAQDGFDIRLLCQPPNSPDLNVLDLGFFSAIQSLQYKMSPTTVNELIDAVVKSFEDFPTVKSNRIFLTLQLCMIEVMKAKGSHRYKIPLVNKALLEREWQLATQMKCDPSLVPEVLNYLS